One window from the genome of Blastocatellia bacterium encodes:
- the ndhC gene encoding NADH-quinone oxidoreductase subunit A, with amino-acid sequence MKYVPILVMFVLATGIALGMALAPRFLAARRPTREKLIPYECGKDPIGSARERFSVKFYLVAMIFILFDIEAVFLIPWGVVFRDVAESVSPVFVFAEMMIFLALVLVAYIYAWKKGVFDWNR; translated from the coding sequence ATGAAATATGTTCCAATCCTGGTGATGTTCGTGCTGGCCACGGGGATTGCCCTGGGCATGGCGCTGGCGCCCCGGTTTCTGGCTGCGCGACGTCCCACGCGAGAGAAGCTCATCCCCTACGAGTGCGGGAAGGATCCCATCGGCTCGGCCCGCGAGCGGTTCTCGGTGAAGTTTTATCTGGTCGCCATGATCTTTATCTTGTTCGATATTGAGGCCGTCTTTCTCATCCCCTGGGGTGTCGTCTTCAGGGACGTGGCCGAGAGCGTCTCGCCAGTTTTTGTTTTCGCCGAGATGATGATTTTTCTCGCCCTCGTCCTGGTCGCGTATATTTACGCCTGGAAGAAGGGCGTGTTTGACTGGAATCGGTGA